One window of Paenibacillus sp. FSL K6-3182 genomic DNA carries:
- a CDS encoding NAD(P)-dependent oxidoreductase gives MPKVVVTGGSGMLGKWVVKHFVEQGYVVVNADVKHPAEPLCRTVIVDLNHLGEVYGVLAGADAVVHLAAIPVAYSHPNEITFHNNVMSTYNILEAAAGLGIRKAVIASSESSYGLVFAKEKFGPKYVPVDEEHPQLPEDSYGLSKIVNEQTADMINRRTGMQVVSFRLGNVIAPEAYERFESFIHDPEQRERILWSYIDTRDAAEACQLAIEAEGLGSVALNLAADDSSMALPSRALMAARFPEVNDFRKPLEGNETLLCNEKAKRLLNWKPKHQWRDYVNG, from the coding sequence GTGCCGAAAGTAGTTGTTACAGGCGGCAGCGGCATGCTGGGGAAATGGGTAGTTAAGCATTTTGTTGAGCAGGGATACGTGGTTGTGAATGCGGATGTGAAACATCCAGCCGAACCGCTATGCCGTACCGTAATCGTTGATTTGAACCATTTGGGTGAAGTGTACGGCGTATTGGCTGGGGCGGATGCCGTTGTGCATTTGGCTGCCATTCCAGTTGCGTACTCGCATCCGAATGAGATTACCTTTCACAACAATGTGATGTCTACCTACAACATATTGGAAGCTGCAGCGGGTCTTGGCATCCGCAAGGCAGTTATTGCTTCGAGCGAATCCTCTTATGGCCTCGTATTTGCCAAAGAGAAGTTCGGGCCTAAGTATGTTCCCGTCGATGAAGAGCATCCGCAGCTTCCTGAGGACAGCTATGGCTTGTCCAAAATTGTAAATGAACAAACAGCGGATATGATAAACCGTAGAACAGGCATGCAGGTTGTTTCATTCCGCCTAGGCAATGTTATTGCACCAGAAGCGTATGAGCGATTCGAGTCATTTATCCATGATCCCGAGCAGCGCGAGCGCATTCTATGGAGCTACATTGATACGAGAGATGCGGCGGAAGCTTGTCAGCTCGCTATTGAAGCAGAGGGGCTCGGAAGCGTGGCGCTTAATCTTGCAGCGGATGATAGCAGCATGGCGCTGCCAAGCCGTGCGCTAATGGCAGCTCGTTTCCCGGAGGTCAATGATTTCCGCAAGCCGCTGGAGGGGAACGAAACATTGCTCTGCAATGAAAAGGCTAAACGTCTACTCAACTGGAAGCCAAAACATCAATGGCGCGATTACGTCAACGGGTAA
- a CDS encoding glycosyltransferase family 2 protein: MITISLCMIVKNEEQVLEKCLNSVKDLVEEIIIVDTGSTDKTKEIAANYTSRIFHMDWNDDFSAARNYSFSHAAQDYILWLDADDWLQENDRTKLSLLKQTIDSTVDSVSMDYYVGFDPLGQPTAVIQRNRLVKRSKQFQWHDPVHEYLAVEGHVVFSDIAVSHGRVHTNSERNLRIYERMLAKGDVLSNRQLLHYAMELTANNYFEKAIEIYEAIISNRASYFEDQLLACDRMAHCHHELGNKEQELHSLIKTFNYDIPRADYVCRIAYYFQENYDYEKAINWYQLALKLEKPEKRLLGINHMGWTWFPHLQLVACYGKLGKLEHAYKHNEIALSYAPTDTNLLDNKQLLEKRLGKRKAGS; encoded by the coding sequence ATGATTACGATTAGTTTATGCATGATTGTAAAAAACGAGGAGCAGGTACTGGAAAAATGCTTAAACTCCGTCAAAGACCTAGTTGAAGAGATCATAATTGTAGATACGGGATCAACAGATAAGACAAAGGAAATTGCAGCTAACTACACAAGTCGAATCTTTCATATGGATTGGAATGATGATTTTTCGGCTGCGAGAAATTACTCTTTCAGCCATGCTGCTCAAGATTATATTTTATGGCTGGATGCAGACGATTGGCTTCAAGAAAACGATAGAACGAAGCTCAGCTTGCTTAAACAAACGATAGATTCAACTGTTGACTCCGTCAGCATGGATTATTATGTTGGATTCGATCCTCTTGGACAGCCTACAGCTGTCATTCAAAGAAATCGGCTGGTGAAGCGTTCCAAGCAATTTCAGTGGCATGATCCCGTGCATGAATATTTGGCAGTTGAGGGGCATGTTGTCTTCTCCGATATTGCTGTGAGTCACGGGCGCGTGCATACAAACTCGGAACGAAATTTGCGTATTTATGAAAGAATGCTTGCGAAAGGAGACGTTCTCTCCAATCGGCAATTGCTGCACTATGCAATGGAGTTAACCGCTAATAATTATTTTGAAAAGGCAATTGAGATTTATGAAGCTATTATTTCTAATCGCGCAAGCTACTTTGAAGATCAATTGCTAGCTTGTGATCGAATGGCTCATTGTCATCATGAGCTTGGCAATAAAGAGCAGGAGCTGCATTCACTTATAAAAACATTCAACTATGATATCCCGCGTGCTGATTACGTATGCCGTATCGCTTATTATTTTCAGGAAAACTATGATTATGAGAAAGCGATTAACTGGTACCAATTGGCACTGAAGCTGGAAAAACCGGAAAAACGTCTGCTTGGCATTAATCACATGGGTTGGACATGGTTTCCCCATTTGCAGCTAGTGGCCTGTTACGGCAAGTTAGGGAAACTAGAGCATGCGTATAAACATAATGAGATTGCTCTTTCGTATGCTCCCACGGATACTAACCTATTAGACAACAAACAATTGCTAGAGAAACGACTGGGCAAAAGAAAGGCTGGAAGCTAG
- a CDS encoding ABC transporter permease: MTVTRARKVKQSSKRLICKEVVCKRPVSKKLICKPVRRRKSAFRAVSGIDQNLLDGTTAKVLYQVEELDLNNEYNPANSTFRPKQKGVYALFASVFFQTVTVTTFTLDLEIRVNGVPRISDQEDFTNTSGIIEASGLVQLQARDRVQVFATVLNKNVQIQSGLATRFEGARIN, from the coding sequence ATGACTGTTACAAGAGCAAGGAAGGTAAAACAAAGCAGTAAAAGGCTTATCTGCAAAGAGGTTGTCTGCAAGCGACCTGTCAGCAAGAAATTGATCTGTAAGCCAGTGAGAAGACGCAAATCCGCGTTCAGAGCTGTTTCTGGAATCGATCAGAATCTTCTTGATGGTACAACTGCTAAAGTTCTTTATCAAGTGGAAGAGCTGGATCTCAACAATGAATACAACCCGGCTAACTCAACTTTTCGTCCAAAACAAAAAGGCGTTTACGCTCTTTTTGCAAGTGTCTTCTTTCAAACGGTTACGGTCACAACCTTTACGCTTGATTTGGAGATAAGAGTAAATGGCGTGCCAAGAATTTCAGATCAAGAAGATTTTACAAATACAAGCGGCATTATAGAGGCCAGTGGTCTTGTACAATTGCAGGCTCGTGATCGAGTACAGGTTTTTGCTACCGTTTTGAATAAGAATGTCCAAATCCAAAGCGGTTTAGCTACTCGTTTTGAAGGAGCAAGAATAAACTAA